Proteins encoded within one genomic window of Dyadobacter chenhuakuii:
- a CDS encoding phosphoribosylanthranilate isomerase, translated as MKIKVCGLRQQDNIEKVVALQPNFIGFIFYEKSPRFVGEELDEEFIKSIPNNIKKVGVFVNASPGHILAMVKKYDLQYAQLHGNEMPDICRSIRQKGVNVIKAFSIDASFNFAMLNNYKSFCDLFLFDTKGDNPGGNGVPFDWKLLKKYDNEKPFLLSGGIGLDNIEDIIELSKTLPIYGIDVNSQFETEPGVKDIAKLEELFSLVRVKEKEEAEA; from the coding sequence ATGAAAATAAAAGTTTGCGGACTGCGCCAGCAAGACAACATTGAAAAAGTGGTGGCATTACAGCCTAACTTCATCGGGTTTATTTTTTATGAAAAATCACCCCGTTTTGTCGGCGAAGAGTTGGATGAAGAATTTATCAAAAGCATTCCCAATAATATCAAGAAAGTAGGCGTGTTTGTAAACGCCAGCCCGGGCCATATCCTGGCAATGGTTAAGAAATACGACCTGCAATACGCACAGCTTCACGGCAACGAAATGCCCGACATTTGCCGCAGCATTCGCCAGAAAGGGGTTAATGTGATCAAAGCATTCAGCATTGATGCGTCTTTCAACTTTGCGATGCTCAACAATTACAAGTCGTTCTGTGACCTGTTTTTGTTTGATACAAAAGGCGATAACCCAGGCGGTAACGGTGTGCCGTTTGACTGGAAACTTTTGAAAAAATACGATAATGAAAAGCCTTTTCTCCTCAGCGGGGGAATCGGGCTGGACAACATTGAAGACATTATAGAGTTATCCAAAACGCTGCCTATCTATGGAATTGATGTTAACAGTCAGTTTGAAACGGAGCCGGGCGTGAAGGACATTGCCAAGTTGGAAGAACTGTTCAGTTTAGTTCGTGTAAAAGAGAAAGAAGAGGCGGAAGCTTAG
- the ybeY gene encoding rRNA maturation RNase YbeY — MLNFFTENVDFDLLRPLKTKKWIKNTSKSEGYEIADLNYIFCDDDYLLEINKQYLDHDYFTDIITFDNSEEDNVIEGDIYISVDRVRENAATFHADFETEMRRVLIHGLLHLMGYDDTDEKLKSAMRAKEDQYLLLF, encoded by the coding sequence ATGCTTAATTTCTTCACCGAAAACGTCGATTTCGACCTGTTACGCCCGTTAAAAACAAAAAAGTGGATCAAAAACACCTCAAAATCAGAGGGTTATGAGATAGCTGATTTGAACTATATTTTTTGCGACGACGATTATCTCCTGGAAATCAATAAACAATATCTTGATCACGACTATTTTACGGACATTATTACGTTTGACAATAGTGAGGAAGACAATGTGATTGAGGGAGATATTTATATCAGCGTTGATCGGGTTCGTGAAAATGCAGCAACGTTTCACGCCGATTTTGAAACCGAAATGCGGCGTGTTTTGATACACGGTTTGCTGCATTTAATGGGTTATGATGATACGGACGAAAAGCTGAAATCGGCCATGCGAGCCAAAGAGGATCAGTATCTTCTGCTCTTCTAG
- the trpB gene encoding tryptophan synthase subunit beta, whose product MEAIAEKKSYQVDGRGYYGSFGGAFIPEMLYPNVEELRENYLSIIAEPSFQKEYNDLLRNYVGRPTPLYRANRLSEKYKTNIFLKREDLCHTGAHKVNNTIGQILMAKRLGKKRVVAETGAGQHGVATATVCALMDIECIVYMGELDIERQAPNVARMKMLGAEVRPATCGSRTLKDATNEAMRHWINNPVDTHYIIGSVVGPHPYPDMVARFQAIISKEMRWQLKEQTGKETPDYVVACVGGGSNAAGAFYHFLDDESVKLVAVEAAGQGLTSGHSAATTALGKPGVLHGSRTILMQTEDGQVVEPFSISAGLDYPGIGPQHAYLYDSGRGIFMSATDEEAVQAAFELTRFEGIIPALESSHALAILGQLGASENENVILNLSGRGDKDMATYMKYID is encoded by the coding sequence ATGGAAGCAATAGCAGAAAAGAAGTCATATCAGGTGGACGGCCGCGGTTACTACGGCAGTTTTGGAGGTGCATTCATTCCCGAAATGCTGTATCCAAACGTGGAAGAACTGCGTGAAAATTATCTCAGCATCATTGCAGAGCCTTCTTTTCAAAAAGAATACAATGATCTCCTGCGCAATTACGTGGGACGTCCCACGCCGCTTTACCGGGCCAACAGGCTTTCGGAAAAATACAAAACCAACATTTTCCTCAAACGCGAAGATCTTTGCCACACAGGCGCTCATAAGGTGAACAACACCATCGGGCAGATCCTGATGGCGAAGCGATTGGGCAAAAAGCGTGTGGTTGCAGAAACCGGTGCCGGCCAGCACGGTGTTGCTACGGCGACTGTATGTGCGCTGATGGACATTGAATGCATTGTGTACATGGGCGAGCTGGACATTGAGCGTCAGGCGCCTAATGTGGCCCGCATGAAGATGCTCGGTGCAGAAGTAAGGCCTGCAACCTGCGGCTCACGCACATTGAAAGACGCTACGAACGAGGCGATGCGCCATTGGATCAATAACCCGGTGGACACGCATTACATCATTGGTTCTGTGGTAGGACCGCACCCTTACCCGGATATGGTGGCACGTTTTCAGGCCATTATTTCGAAGGAAATGAGATGGCAGCTCAAAGAGCAGACTGGCAAAGAAACGCCTGATTATGTGGTGGCTTGCGTAGGCGGCGGAAGCAATGCTGCGGGTGCTTTCTATCACTTTCTGGATGATGAAAGTGTAAAACTGGTGGCGGTGGAAGCTGCTGGTCAGGGACTTACTTCGGGACATTCTGCGGCGACGACGGCTTTGGGAAAACCAGGCGTTTTGCACGGAAGCCGCACGATATTAATGCAAACAGAAGACGGCCAGGTTGTGGAGCCATTTTCGATTTCAGCCGGTCTGGATTACCCGGGGATTGGCCCTCAGCATGCTTATTTGTACGACAGCGGAAGAGGAATTTTCATGTCGGCAACGGATGAAGAAGCCGTGCAGGCTGCATTTGAACTAACTCGCTTTGAGGGCATTATCCCGGCTCTGGAATCTTCACATGCCCTGGCGATTTTGGGTCAGCTGGGTGCTTCTGAAAACGAGAATGTGATCCTGAACCTTTCCGGTCGCGGTGATAAGGACATGGCGACTTACATGAAATACATCGATTAA
- the trpD gene encoding anthranilate phosphoribosyltransferase: protein MKQILSHLFEYKVLSKELSKDVLIGISTGKYSNSEIASFLTIYAMRSITVEELEGFRDAMLELCLAVDLSAYDPIDVCGTGGDGKDTFNISTLSCFVVAGAGQHVAKHGNHGVSSLCGSSTVLEYLGAKFTNDKDVLERKINEAGVCFLHAPLFHPSMKNVAPIRRELGVKTFFNMLGPMVNPVSPKKQLVGVFSLELARLFAYLYQQTDKQFLVLHALDGYDEVSLTGAFKMITAQTEQVLNPSHLGLQTLRAEDLSGGKTVEESAKIFMNVLNDTATFSQKQAVLANAALALHCANPALTLPDAVETARESLESKKALRSFKKLIED, encoded by the coding sequence ATGAAGCAGATTCTTAGCCATCTTTTTGAATATAAGGTTTTAAGTAAAGAGTTATCCAAAGACGTCCTCATCGGCATTAGTACGGGTAAATATTCCAATTCTGAAATCGCCTCTTTCCTGACAATTTATGCCATGCGAAGCATTACGGTGGAGGAGCTCGAAGGCTTCCGCGACGCCATGCTGGAATTGTGCCTGGCCGTTGATCTTTCGGCTTATGATCCCATCGATGTTTGCGGAACGGGCGGGGACGGGAAGGACACATTCAATATTTCAACATTATCCTGTTTTGTGGTGGCAGGCGCGGGCCAGCATGTGGCCAAGCATGGCAACCACGGCGTTTCTTCGCTTTGCGGCTCGTCCACGGTGCTGGAATATCTAGGCGCCAAGTTTACCAATGATAAGGATGTGCTCGAACGCAAGATCAATGAGGCCGGCGTTTGCTTCCTGCATGCACCGCTTTTTCATCCTTCGATGAAGAATGTGGCGCCGATCCGGCGCGAGCTGGGCGTGAAAACATTCTTCAATATGCTGGGCCCGATGGTGAACCCGGTTTCCCCCAAAAAACAGCTTGTAGGCGTGTTTAGTCTTGAATTAGCGCGGCTTTTTGCTTATCTTTACCAACAGACTGATAAGCAATTTCTGGTTCTTCACGCATTAGACGGCTACGACGAAGTGTCATTAACAGGTGCTTTTAAAATGATCACCGCTCAAACGGAGCAAGTTCTGAATCCCTCGCATCTGGGGTTACAAACCTTGCGCGCAGAGGACCTTTCGGGAGGAAAAACAGTCGAGGAATCCGCCAAAATTTTCATGAATGTATTGAACGATACAGCTACGTTTTCCCAAAAACAGGCTGTGCTGGCAAATGCTGCATTGGCACTGCATTGTGCAAATCCTGCGTTGACATTGCCGGATGCGGTGGAGACGGCGCGGGAATCCCTGGAAAGCAAAAAGGCGCTCAGAAGTTTTAAAAAATTGATAGAAGACTAA
- a CDS encoding anthranilate synthase component I family protein — MSNPTFQITTRHKKLLADTLTPVSIYLKLRDRFINTILLESSDYHGNENSFTYICCDPVAFFKLSQNVVTQQFPDGQQQNITLENPRDAVQTLYAFAQSFKSEKSGFPFISNGLFGHMTYDAVSYFEDITIQPASPETEIDQIFYQVYRYVIAINHFKNELYIFEHQYGNDEQESGIEQIEILIKNRNFPKYGFQIASEETSNVTDDEMRGVIQKGIDHCLRGDVFQIVPSRRFSRDFQGDEFNVYRALRSINPSPYLFYFDYGSYKIFGSSPEKQIFIKNGQAEIHPIAGTFRRTGDDQADAEAAQALLNDPKETAEHVMLVDLARNDLSRSCDAVKVTNYKEVQYYSHVIHLVSKVVGKMNEGVNPLQLVADTFPAGTLSGAPKHNAMKLIDQMETSNRSIYGGAIGFMDFNGDFNHAIAIRTFLSKNNTLFFRAGMGVVAKSNVESELQEINSKLAALRKAIDFAGEI, encoded by the coding sequence ATGTCAAATCCTACCTTTCAGATTACGACCCGTCACAAAAAATTATTGGCGGACACATTAACACCGGTTTCTATCTATTTAAAATTAAGAGATCGTTTCATCAATACCATTTTGCTGGAAAGCTCTGACTATCACGGCAATGAGAACTCATTTACCTACATCTGCTGTGATCCGGTTGCTTTTTTCAAGCTGAGTCAAAATGTGGTTACGCAGCAATTTCCGGACGGGCAGCAGCAAAATATCACGCTGGAAAATCCGAGAGATGCTGTGCAGACATTATATGCATTTGCGCAAAGTTTCAAATCGGAAAAAAGCGGTTTTCCATTTATTTCCAATGGTCTTTTCGGACATATGACTTACGATGCAGTGAGTTATTTTGAAGACATTACGATTCAGCCAGCGAGTCCGGAAACAGAAATAGACCAGATATTTTACCAGGTTTACCGCTATGTAATCGCCATTAACCATTTCAAAAATGAGCTTTACATTTTTGAACATCAGTATGGCAACGACGAGCAGGAAAGCGGCATTGAGCAGATTGAAATTTTGATCAAAAACCGCAATTTTCCTAAATACGGCTTTCAGATCGCTTCCGAAGAAACGTCTAATGTTACGGATGACGAAATGCGTGGCGTAATCCAGAAGGGAATCGATCATTGCCTCCGCGGTGATGTGTTCCAGATCGTGCCTTCACGCCGTTTCAGCCGTGATTTCCAGGGCGATGAATTCAATGTTTACCGCGCTTTGCGCTCTATTAATCCCTCGCCTTATTTATTTTATTTCGATTACGGCAGTTACAAGATCTTCGGTTCTTCGCCTGAGAAACAAATTTTTATCAAAAACGGACAAGCTGAAATCCACCCCATAGCAGGCACATTCCGCAGAACGGGCGATGACCAGGCGGATGCCGAGGCGGCACAGGCATTGTTGAATGATCCTAAGGAAACTGCGGAGCACGTAATGCTTGTTGATCTGGCAAGAAACGATTTGAGCAGAAGTTGTGATGCGGTGAAAGTGACGAATTATAAGGAAGTCCAGTATTATTCGCACGTAATCCACTTGGTTTCCAAAGTCGTAGGAAAGATGAATGAAGGCGTAAATCCTTTGCAGCTGGTGGCGGACACATTTCCCGCAGGAACGCTCTCGGGTGCGCCCAAGCACAATGCAATGAAGCTCATCGATCAGATGGAAACGAGCAACCGGAGCATTTACGGCGGCGCGATCGGGTTTATGGATTTCAATGGGGATTTCAACCACGCCATTGCGATCAGGACGTTCCTTAGCAAGAATAACACACTGTTTTTCAGGGCTGGGATGGGCGTTGTGGCGAAGTCGAATGTGGAGAGCGAATTGCAGGAGATTAACAGCAAGCTGGCCGCTTTGAGAAAGGCGATTGACTTTGCAGGAGAAATTTAA
- the trpC gene encoding indole-3-glycerol phosphate synthase TrpC produces MNILDKIVARKRGEVIEAKQNKSVSDLEREDLFARKTVSLSAALRNASSPKIIAEFKRKSPSKGVINDRVAPEIVTFDYVNAGAVALSVLTDIDFFGGSFTDFLSARRANHTIPMLRKDFIIDEYQLYEAKAIGADVILLIAACLTPTEVVSLSKKAHELGLEVLLEVHNAEELAATLGEDIDIVGVNNRNLKTFETSIETSIALSEQIPDSFVKISESGLKDAETILKLYGHGYKGFLIGETFMKTANPGTALADLQNDLTQHSNLNPLVL; encoded by the coding sequence ATGAACATACTAGATAAAATCGTTGCCCGGAAAAGAGGAGAAGTCATTGAGGCTAAGCAAAATAAGTCTGTTTCCGACCTGGAAAGAGAGGATTTGTTTGCACGCAAAACGGTTTCCCTCTCGGCGGCACTACGAAATGCTTCATCTCCCAAAATTATAGCGGAGTTTAAACGAAAATCGCCTTCCAAAGGAGTCATTAATGATCGGGTTGCTCCGGAAATTGTGACCTTTGACTACGTGAATGCAGGCGCGGTCGCGCTGTCTGTGTTGACGGATATTGACTTCTTTGGAGGCTCTTTTACTGATTTTCTCAGCGCACGCCGTGCCAACCACACCATTCCGATGCTCCGGAAGGATTTTATCATCGATGAATATCAGCTTTACGAAGCAAAAGCGATCGGCGCAGATGTGATCTTGCTTATTGCAGCCTGCCTTACGCCGACGGAAGTTGTTTCGTTAAGTAAGAAAGCGCATGAATTGGGGCTGGAAGTTTTGTTGGAGGTGCACAATGCTGAGGAACTGGCCGCAACGTTGGGTGAAGACATTGATATAGTGGGGGTTAACAATAGAAATCTTAAAACTTTTGAAACCTCCATTGAAACTTCGATCGCGCTGAGTGAACAGATTCCCGATTCTTTTGTTAAAATATCAGAAAGCGGCCTGAAAGATGCCGAGACCATTTTGAAATTATACGGTCACGGCTATAAGGGTTTTTTAATTGGTGAAACATTTATGAAGACTGCAAATCCCGGAACCGCACTGGCGGATTTGCAAAATGACTTAACTCAACATAGCAATTTAAATCCTTTGGTTCTATGA
- a CDS encoding anthranilate synthase component II: MKILVLDNYDSFTYNLVYILRELNDQVDIVRNDKIALEEVGNYDKILLSPGPGIPSEAGIMHELIREYGPSKSILGICLGHQGIGEVYGATLENMTDVLHGISDTAIVTDPTERIFQGLPQEIKVGRYHSWTVIPETFTDDLTITALDEKGRVMGLSHKKYDVKGLQFHPESVLTEHGKEMLENWLKI; this comes from the coding sequence ATGAAAATTTTAGTGCTCGATAATTACGACTCTTTCACTTACAATCTCGTTTACATTCTTCGCGAGCTGAATGACCAGGTGGACATTGTCCGCAATGATAAAATCGCGCTCGAGGAGGTTGGGAATTACGACAAAATTCTTCTTTCCCCAGGTCCGGGCATTCCCTCGGAAGCGGGCATTATGCACGAGCTTATTCGCGAATATGGACCCAGCAAGAGCATTCTGGGCATTTGTCTGGGACACCAGGGCATCGGCGAAGTTTATGGTGCCACGCTCGAAAACATGACCGACGTGCTGCACGGCATCAGCGACACAGCCATTGTGACCGATCCCACCGAACGCATTTTCCAGGGACTTCCGCAAGAGATCAAAGTCGGCCGTTATCACTCCTGGACTGTTATTCCGGAAACATTTACGGACGATCTGACGATCACGGCGCTGGACGAAAAGGGCCGGGTTATGGGACTTTCGCACAAGAAATATGATGTAAAAGGCCTGCAATTTCACCCGGAATCGGTGCTGACGGAGCACGGCAAAGAAATGTTGGAAAACTGGTTGAAGATTTAG
- a CDS encoding Dabb family protein, with protein sequence MLLFGAMASASPQNPPKKMLRHVVLFKFKDSATPAQVKEVEDAFRALPSKIKEIKSLEWGTNNSPEGLAQGFTHAFFVTFENEAAREVYLPHPDHKAFGKVLGPHLDKVLVIDYWTQE encoded by the coding sequence ATGCTCCTTTTTGGCGCTATGGCTTCTGCTTCACCTCAAAACCCACCGAAAAAAATGCTCCGTCACGTCGTTTTATTCAAATTCAAAGATTCGGCGACGCCTGCGCAGGTGAAAGAAGTAGAAGATGCTTTCAGAGCATTGCCTTCGAAGATTAAGGAGATCAAAAGCCTGGAATGGGGCACGAACAACAGCCCCGAAGGATTGGCGCAAGGCTTCACGCACGCATTTTTCGTAACATTCGAGAACGAAGCTGCCCGCGAAGTGTATTTGCCTCATCCTGACCACAAAGCATTTGGAAAAGTCCTTGGGCCGCATTTGGACAAGGTTTTGGTGATCGACTACTGGACACAGGAATGA
- a CDS encoding DUF4175 family protein codes for MEGLLLRIQEYRQKYYQNQLLKGIIFSAGLLLTVFLFFNTIEYFGRFSSGVRGMLFFGFLAVLVFSFFQWVIQPIIHLSGLKKPISDEQAALQIGEYFPEIGDKLVNTLQLRGLTGTQSDLIEASIRQKSGQLLIVKFSDAIRFNENKKRIKYAIYPLAAIAAILLFNPSFFTSSSERIIHFQKNYTYAPFSFILENKNLKAFRNEDFTLKLKLKGEALPAAAYLVQNGSRFKLNNDGNQTYSYTFKNLQRDVKFSFDAAGFTSEEYRINVAERPSLLSFDVNLRYPAYLNKPAEGLNNVGNLSVPEGTTVEWNFNTSSTKSLAIKFEDDSALYRAKGSDGEHFEIKKTVKRSSQYQVNLQNDETTNSEKIGYFINVVPDKFPVMNLENFQDTTLYNYLVLGGSISDDYGFSQLKMFYSVKRADQEEASPAKGIPVPFNKTVNTQSFYFQWYVDSLKLAPGDKIEYYAQVWDNDGVNGPKSAKSRAIQFTVPSKDQLEAEIKKSEKETEDQMQSAMKKAQSLQKDLNNLDNKLKSNKELDFKEQKQIEEVLKKREELMKELQALQEKNQNANEKSKQFNQQSPELQSKLDQLQKLMNELMDKDTEKLYQELKKLLEQKQSDRMSSMMEKLKNKENNLEKELERTMKLFKQMQLEQKMENLVEKLDDLANKEDQLADKSQENDKNKNADDKKGKNEELKKEQEKIQEEFEKAKEDSKEVEKMSEELEQPVDTQKEEQKNASEQMEEGKKQLDKQQNTKASESQKKAAKSMKQMSQSMEESMEAAEMEQMQENLDALRDILENLITLSFDQETLMKDFRGVSLQDPRFIKLGQQQLKLKDDAKIVEDSLYALANRVIQIQSFITRELNDMKSYMDESVKSIKDRQINQATAKQQFAMTSMNNLALMLSDVFNQMQQQMAMAMPGSGKGKKGKQKGEQKGMGEMQEKLNGEMKKLGEGKEGQGNNSEKLARMAAEQAMIRKMIQDLMESQKGTEVGKQMSKELQEIAEKMDETETDLVNKRITPELIKRNQEITTRLLESEKAMKEQDEDEQRKAQTAKQLPRQPPAAFEKYIREKEKQTELLRTIPPTFSPFYKREVDTYFRKYQAKN; via the coding sequence ATGGAAGGCCTTTTGCTCCGCATCCAGGAATACCGTCAGAAATACTATCAAAACCAGCTTCTTAAGGGCATCATTTTCTCGGCCGGGCTGTTGCTGACGGTTTTTCTTTTCTTTAATACAATCGAATATTTCGGGCGCTTTAGCTCAGGGGTCCGGGGAATGCTGTTCTTCGGATTTTTGGCTGTGCTCGTTTTTTCTTTTTTTCAATGGGTCATCCAGCCTATTATACACCTTTCTGGTCTTAAAAAGCCTATTTCGGACGAACAGGCTGCATTACAAATCGGTGAGTATTTCCCGGAAATCGGCGATAAGCTGGTCAATACATTGCAATTAAGGGGACTAACAGGCACGCAATCGGACCTGATCGAGGCAAGTATCCGGCAAAAATCGGGGCAGTTACTGATTGTTAAGTTTTCTGATGCCATTCGTTTTAATGAGAACAAAAAGCGCATTAAGTATGCCATTTATCCGCTTGCGGCCATTGCGGCAATCTTGCTTTTTAACCCCTCATTTTTCACTTCCAGCTCTGAGCGTATCATTCATTTTCAAAAGAATTATACTTACGCGCCGTTTTCATTTATTTTGGAAAACAAAAATCTGAAAGCATTTAGAAATGAGGATTTTACATTAAAACTCAAACTAAAAGGCGAAGCATTGCCCGCAGCTGCTTACCTGGTTCAGAACGGCTCTCGGTTCAAGCTCAATAATGATGGTAACCAGACTTATTCCTATACATTCAAAAACCTGCAAAGAGACGTCAAATTCTCGTTTGACGCGGCGGGATTTACTTCCGAGGAATATCGCATTAATGTTGCCGAGCGCCCTTCTTTGCTTTCTTTTGACGTAAACCTGCGCTATCCGGCTTATCTGAACAAACCTGCGGAAGGATTGAACAATGTCGGCAATCTCTCCGTGCCGGAAGGAACGACGGTCGAGTGGAATTTCAACACTTCGTCTACCAAATCGCTGGCGATCAAATTTGAGGATGATTCTGCATTATATCGGGCGAAGGGGAGCGATGGGGAGCATTTTGAGATTAAAAAGACGGTGAAACGCTCTTCACAATATCAGGTGAATCTGCAAAATGATGAGACGACGAATTCGGAAAAAATCGGTTATTTCATCAATGTGGTTCCGGACAAATTTCCGGTTATGAACCTCGAAAATTTCCAGGATACGACGCTTTATAATTATCTGGTGCTGGGTGGCTCAATCAGCGATGATTATGGCTTCTCTCAGCTTAAAATGTTCTATTCTGTAAAAAGAGCGGATCAAGAAGAGGCGTCGCCGGCAAAAGGCATTCCCGTGCCTTTTAATAAAACGGTGAATACGCAGAGTTTTTATTTCCAATGGTATGTAGACAGCCTCAAACTCGCTCCCGGCGATAAGATCGAGTATTATGCCCAGGTGTGGGACAATGATGGCGTGAACGGCCCAAAAAGCGCCAAATCGAGGGCAATTCAGTTTACAGTTCCTTCCAAAGATCAGCTGGAAGCGGAAATTAAGAAGTCGGAGAAAGAGACGGAGGATCAAATGCAATCGGCCATGAAAAAGGCGCAGAGTTTGCAAAAAGATTTGAATAACCTCGATAACAAGCTGAAAAGCAATAAAGAACTCGATTTTAAAGAGCAAAAGCAGATTGAGGAAGTGCTTAAAAAGCGCGAGGAACTGATGAAAGAGTTGCAGGCTTTGCAAGAAAAAAATCAGAATGCGAATGAAAAATCGAAGCAGTTCAACCAGCAAAGCCCGGAACTGCAAAGTAAGCTCGACCAGCTGCAAAAGCTCATGAACGAGCTAATGGACAAGGACACGGAAAAGCTTTACCAGGAATTGAAAAAATTGTTGGAACAAAAACAAAGCGACCGCATGTCGAGCATGATGGAAAAGCTCAAAAACAAGGAAAATAACCTTGAAAAAGAGCTCGAACGGACGATGAAGCTTTTTAAGCAAATGCAGTTGGAACAAAAAATGGAAAATCTGGTCGAAAAGCTGGATGATTTGGCTAACAAGGAAGACCAGCTAGCGGATAAAAGCCAGGAAAATGATAAGAATAAAAACGCAGACGATAAAAAAGGCAAGAACGAGGAGCTGAAAAAGGAACAGGAGAAGATTCAGGAAGAGTTTGAAAAGGCGAAGGAAGATTCCAAGGAAGTCGAGAAAATGAGCGAAGAACTGGAACAACCTGTGGACACCCAGAAAGAGGAGCAAAAGAATGCTTCTGAGCAAATGGAAGAGGGTAAGAAGCAACTTGACAAGCAACAAAACACAAAAGCCTCAGAATCGCAAAAAAAGGCGGCTAAATCGATGAAACAAATGTCGCAGTCTATGGAAGAATCCATGGAGGCTGCTGAAATGGAGCAGATGCAGGAGAATCTGGACGCATTGCGCGACATTTTAGAAAATCTGATCACATTATCCTTCGATCAGGAGACATTGATGAAAGATTTCCGCGGCGTGAGCTTGCAGGACCCCCGGTTTATCAAACTGGGCCAGCAGCAATTGAAATTGAAAGATGACGCAAAAATTGTTGAGGACAGTCTTTATGCGCTTGCGAACCGGGTGATCCAGATCCAGTCGTTCATTACGCGTGAGCTCAATGATATGAAGTCTTATATGGACGAGAGCGTAAAGAGCATCAAGGACCGCCAGATCAATCAGGCGACTGCGAAGCAGCAATTTGCGATGACGTCGATGAATAACCTTGCCTTAATGCTAAGCGACGTCTTTAACCAGATGCAGCAGCAAATGGCCATGGCGATGCCGGGAAGCGGCAAGGGCAAAAAAGGAAAACAGAAAGGTGAGCAAAAGGGCATGGGTGAAATGCAGGAGAAGCTCAACGGTGAAATGAAGAAGCTTGGAGAAGGGAAGGAGGGGCAAGGAAATAATTCCGAGAAGCTGGCCAGAATGGCGGCTGAACAGGCGATGATCCGCAAGATGATTCAGGACCTGATGGAGTCGCAGAAAGGCACGGAGGTGGGCAAACAAATGAGCAAGGAGTTACAGGAGATCGCCGAGAAAATGGACGAGACTGAAACCGACCTGGTGAACAAACGCATTACACCGGAGCTCATTAAGCGCAACCAGGAAATCACGACGCGCTTGCTCGAATCTGAAAAAGCGATGAAAGAGCAGGACGAAGATGAGCAGCGCAAGGCCCAAACTGCGAAACAATTGCCAAGACAACCACCTGCGGCTTTTGAAAAATACATCCGCGAGAAGGAGAAGCAAACCGAATTACTGAGAACCATCCCGCCTACATTCTCGCCATTCTACAAGCGGGAAGTGGACACTTACTTCCGCAAGTATCAGGCTAAGAACTGA
- the trpA gene encoding tryptophan synthase subunit alpha translates to MNRITNLFSGTQSDGGLLNVYFTAGFPERNDTMRVLRALQDGGADLVEIGMPYSDPVADGETIQKSNDRALENGMTVKMLFEQLQDMRETISLPVLLMGYVNPVLQFGIEEFCKKCAETGVDGLILPDMPMDVYLNEYKAIFDAYGILNIFLVTPQTSEKRIRQIDEVSEGFIYTVSSASVTGSKSGVSEDMESYFERLNAMQLRNPRLIGFGIKDHDTFKKASDHAAGAIIGSAFIRVLQESNDLEQDIKSFVRSVKNYPETIEA, encoded by the coding sequence ATGAACCGCATAACAAACCTTTTTAGCGGCACGCAAAGCGACGGCGGCTTGCTGAATGTATATTTCACAGCCGGCTTCCCCGAACGCAATGACACCATGCGCGTTTTACGAGCCTTGCAGGACGGCGGCGCCGATCTTGTGGAGATTGGAATGCCTTATTCTGACCCTGTTGCGGATGGCGAGACCATTCAAAAAAGCAATGACAGGGCGCTGGAAAACGGCATGACCGTGAAAATGCTCTTCGAACAACTGCAGGATATGCGCGAGACAATTTCGCTTCCTGTGTTGCTGATGGGATACGTAAACCCGGTTTTGCAGTTTGGCATTGAAGAGTTCTGTAAAAAATGCGCGGAGACGGGCGTTGACGGCTTAATCCTGCCCGATATGCCTATGGATGTGTATTTGAATGAATACAAAGCCATTTTTGACGCTTACGGCATCCTGAATATATTCCTGGTAACGCCGCAAACTTCCGAAAAACGCATTCGCCAGATTGACGAAGTGAGCGAAGGCTTCATTTACACGGTTTCCTCAGCCAGCGTTACAGGCTCGAAATCGGGTGTAAGCGAGGATATGGAGTCATATTTTGAGCGCCTGAATGCGATGCAGCTGCGTAACCCGCGCCTGATCGGATTTGGGATTAAAGATCATGATACATTCAAAAAAGCTTCGGATCATGCGGCCGGTGCGATCATTGGCAGCGCATTCATCCGAGTTTTGCAGGAGAGCAATGACTTGGAACAGGACATTAAATCCTTTGTAAGAAGTGTAAAAAATTACCCGGAAACGATCGAGGCATAG